One bacterium genomic region harbors:
- a CDS encoding HEAT repeat domain-containing protein → MKIKPLLLLISLCLLVTLISCKHKGEVVKKGDENSRAVELLIKDLGNENSDIRRRAAQRAYNTKDPRVIEPLIDILLKDENEHIRVSAARALGAIKDSRAVGPLITVLLDDKSEHVKHFVAEALSKIKDPRAVEPLISVLNDETLRVRNSAIAALGEIGDTRAIEPLIKILKEGDSFENRGVAAKALGKIKDPSVVEPLIAALLNDEENDFVRIGASSALGDIGDPRAIEPLINVLLKDGNIRINVARVLGDIGDLRAVEPLVSVLKDKNPNVRSSTARALGKIKDMRAVKPLIALRKDGNSSVQISASLALNQIIGLGARIVCPEDEAKNVFSPEDFKSFPPALDKGEWAGKKLKMKPDASRGGICAISNGKVQLNNFTQRIEQTKEVIEIDTNITINTIWESGNVYHVTANVNVQALLIIEPGTVVQYGSSGALFVNNGGTLVARGTPDNLITFTSDATTPGYADYYCAIYIDQTASISTKITYSVIEFAYVGIATNNIGLDYPIQNNRVHYCVYGIGESGIELTDIVNNQIFGSYYSGINIYMASDSGAVDRDSKILITNNTCDFYQDSGITIYGSALEEDAGVVNIVNNVVSNSQKYGLNLVDGYYVVDFIQNNGYYGNKQNKNKELKETKPIVAKEFPYVKGKSPLEPCFLKQDCPFIDAGFGDITQNAQLICSTTSLQENVDADTTDIGFHYPNFEVSNTEKAIDISVHTMEETVLNLNNNISGTVGISATGYPDNTNSLFLFMDGEYIEEIWCSGYSGEAVLESHSFGNGLHKLKIASVDWDGAITFSKNISVNFNNNFYYMQTNEFIDSDRDYIVCAMYSGKHDLIKVKAVDISGNVRWSTTISNTVNGINVSIPAEAIKGIQLGDLLIEEVGKVK, encoded by the coding sequence ATGAAAATAAAACCATTGCTGTTATTAATCTCCCTGTGTCTTTTAGTAACGCTTATATCGTGTAAACATAAGGGGGAAGTTGTTAAGAAAGGGGATGAAAATTCTCGCGCAGTAGAGCTTTTGATTAAAGATTTAGGAAATGAAAATTCTGATATCCGAAGACGCGCGGCACAAAGAGCTTATAATACAAAAGACCCTCGTGTTATAGAACCACTCATTGATATTTTATTAAAAGATGAAAATGAGCATATTAGAGTGAGTGCGGCGAGAGCATTAGGGGCTATAAAGGACTCTCGGGCAGTGGGGCCATTAATTACCGTCTTATTGGATGATAAAAGTGAACATGTAAAACATTTTGTAGCAGAGGCGCTTAGTAAAATAAAAGACCCTCGCGCAGTAGAGCCACTTATTTCTGTTCTAAACGATGAAACTTTGCGAGTCAGGAATAGTGCAATAGCAGCATTGGGAGAAATAGGCGACACACGTGCAATAGAACCGCTTATTAAAATTTTAAAGGAGGGGGATTCATTTGAGAACAGGGGAGTTGCGGCAAAGGCGCTTGGCAAGATAAAAGACCCTTCTGTCGTAGAACCACTCATTGCTGCTTTGCTGAATGATGAAGAAAATGACTTTGTTAGAATAGGTGCCTCTTCGGCATTAGGGGACATAGGCGACCCAAGAGCAATAGAACCTCTTATCAATGTTTTATTGAAAGATGGAAATATTCGAATAAATGTAGCAAGAGTATTGGGCGATATAGGCGATTTAAGGGCAGTAGAGCCACTTGTTTCTGTTCTGAAGGATAAGAATCCGAATGTTCGAAGTAGTACAGCACGAGCATTAGGAAAAATAAAAGACATGCGTGCAGTAAAACCTTTAATTGCGCTCCGGAAAGACGGAAATTCATCTGTCCAAATAAGTGCTTCACTAGCTCTTAACCAAATAATAGGACTGGGTGCTCGTATCGTTTGTCCTGAAGATGAGGCAAAGAATGTTTTTAGTCCTGAAGATTTTAAATCTTTCCCGCCTGCTCTCGACAAAGGAGAGTGGGCAGGCAAAAAACTTAAGATGAAGCCCGATGCTTCAAGAGGAGGTATATGTGCTATTAGCAATGGCAAAGTGCAGTTAAATAATTTTACACAGCGCATTGAGCAAACGAAAGAAGTTATAGAAATAGACACAAATATAACAATTAATACTATCTGGGAATCCGGTAACGTATATCATGTTACGGCAAATGTAAATGTTCAGGCGTTGTTGATAATTGAACCCGGAACTGTTGTTCAATATGGTAGTTCAGGTGCGTTATTTGTAAATAACGGCGGGACATTAGTCGCAAGGGGAACTCCTGATAATTTAATAACTTTCACTTCAGATGCTACCACACCGGGATATGCGGATTATTACTGCGCAATTTATATTGACCAGACCGCTTCAATCTCTACAAAAATAACATATTCAGTTATAGAATTTGCATATGTTGGTATTGCTACTAATAATATCGGGCTTGATTATCCCATACAAAATAACCGTGTGCATTATTGTGTTTATGGAATTGGTGAATCTGGCATTGAACTTACAGATATCGTTAACAACCAAATCTTTGGAAGTTATTATAGCGGGATTAATATCTATATGGCATCCGATAGTGGTGCAGTAGATAGAGATAGCAAGATTTTAATAACAAACAACACATGTGATTTTTACCAAGATTCTGGCATAACTATCTATGGCTCAGCTCTTGAAGAAGATGCTGGAGTTGTTAATATTGTAAATAATGTTGTATCTAATTCGCAAAAATACGGGCTCAATTTAGTTGACGGATATTATGTAGTAGATTTTATTCAGAATAATGGTTACTACGGAAATAAACAGAACAAAAACAAAGAATTGAAAGAAACTAAGCCAATTGTTGCGAAAGAGTTTCCCTATGTTAAAGGAAAAAGTCCACTTGAACCATGTTTCCTGAAACAGGATTGCCCATTTATAGACGCAGGATTTGGTGATATTACTCAAAACGCTCAGCTTATCTGTTCAACAACTTCATTACAGGAAAATGTTGATGCCGATACAACAGATATCGGTTTTCATTATCCTAATTTCGAGGTTTCAAATACGGAAAAAGCTATCGACATTTCTGTCCATACGATGGAGGAAACTGTTCTAAATCTGAACAACAACATTTCTGGTACTGTTGGGATTAGTGCCACCGGCTATCCAGATAACACTAACTCTCTCTTTTTATTTATGGATGGTGAGTATATAGAAGAAATTTGGTGTTCGGGTTATTCGGGCGAAGCTGTTCTTGAAAGTCATAGTTTCGGCAATGGTTTGCACAAATTAAAAATTGCCAGTGTGGACTGGGATGGAGCTATAACCTTCTCTAAAAACATATCTGTCAATTTCAACAACAATTTTTACTACATGCAGACAAATGAGTTTATTGATTCCGATAGAGATTATATTGTTTGTGCAATGTATTCAGGAAAACATGACCTTATTAAGGTAAAAGCAGTAGATATTTCGGGCAATGTGAGATGGTCTACTACTATATCAAATACAGTAAATGGTATAAATGTATCTATTCCAGCGGAAGCAATTAAGGGCATACAATTGGGTGACCTTCTCATTGAAGAGGTTGGTAAGGTTAAATAA
- the nadA gene encoding quinolinate synthase NadA has translation MMNNIVQKIKDLKKKRKAVILVHNYQLPEVQNIADFLGDSLGLSRKAAETEAEVIVFCGVHFMAETASILCPEKVVLIPDINAGCPMADMIDVEGLRDLKKKHPDAVVVAYVNTTAEVKAESDVCCTSANAVKIVNSLSAQKIIFIPDKYLGQYVASQIHKPATTSRVGKEIIFWQGYCPIHARILADDVREVKREHPEAEVIVHPECTPDVIALADKVFSTTGMLNYARKTKSKEIIIGTEVGIIYKLQKDHPGKKFYPASKQAICEDMKKNSLEKVLWSLEEMKYEIKVEEMIRQKARKAIDRMLDNNRVD, from the coding sequence ATGATGAACAACATCGTACAAAAAATAAAGGATCTTAAGAAAAAGAGAAAGGCGGTCATATTGGTTCACAACTATCAACTGCCTGAAGTCCAGAACATAGCTGATTTTTTGGGAGATTCTTTGGGATTGAGCCGGAAAGCGGCTGAAACGGAGGCCGAAGTAATCGTATTCTGTGGTGTTCATTTTATGGCGGAGACCGCTTCAATTCTTTGTCCTGAAAAAGTTGTGCTTATACCGGACATAAATGCTGGCTGTCCAATGGCAGACATGATTGATGTGGAGGGACTGCGTGATTTAAAGAAAAAACATCCGGATGCGGTTGTTGTGGCATATGTGAACACAACGGCAGAGGTGAAAGCCGAAAGCGACGTATGCTGTACGTCGGCAAATGCTGTTAAGATAGTGAATTCTTTATCTGCACAAAAAATCATCTTCATCCCTGATAAATATTTAGGGCAATATGTTGCAAGTCAAATTCATAAACCCGCCACTACTTCGAGGGTGGGCAAGGAAATAATTTTCTGGCAAGGATATTGCCCAATTCATGCTAGGATTTTGGCTGACGATGTCCGGGAAGTAAAAAGGGAACACCCCGAAGCTGAAGTAATAGTGCATCCCGAATGCACTCCTGATGTAATTGCTCTGGCGGATAAAGTATTCTCTACAACCGGTATGCTTAATTATGCTCGCAAGACAAAAAGCAAGGAAATAATCATTGGCACAGAAGTGGGAATTATTTACAAATTACAGAAAGACCATCCGGGCAAAAAATTCTATCCTGCTTCTAAACAGGCAATCTGTGAGGATATGAAAAAGAATAGTTTGGAAAAAGTGCTTTGGTCCCTTGAAGAAATGAAATACGAAATTAAGGTAGAAGAAATGATAAGGCAGAAAGCGAGAAAAGCAATTGATAGGATGTTGGATAATAATAGAGTAGATTGA
- a CDS encoding flavodoxin family protein, translating to MKIIGISGSPRRGGNTEILLDKALEVARRKGAKTKKIILNELKFSPCQECENIRKDGVCIIKDDWQKVFSETNKADAIILASPIFFGSVSAQTKMFIDRFQCLWLAKNIFQTYKAKKRKIGAFICVEASDRKDFFENAKSIVKNLFVTIDTDYKLELLCCGMDRKGTVKEKLEYLNKAAEIGERIVARKSP from the coding sequence ATGAAAATAATCGGTATATCGGGAAGTCCCAGAAGAGGTGGAAATACAGAAATCCTTTTGGATAAAGCATTAGAAGTTGCCAGAAGAAAAGGAGCTAAAACTAAAAAAATTATACTGAATGAGCTTAAGTTTTCCCCCTGTCAAGAATGCGAAAATATAAGAAAAGACGGGGTTTGTATTATAAAAGACGACTGGCAGAAGGTGTTTTCGGAAACAAACAAAGCGGATGCGATAATCCTTGCCTCCCCCATATTTTTCGGAAGTGTTTCAGCGCAGACGAAAATGTTCATAGATAGGTTCCAGTGCCTATGGCTTGCGAAGAATATTTTTCAAACCTATAAGGCAAAAAAGAGAAAAATCGGCGCTTTTATATGCGTAGAGGCATCTGATAGAAAAGACTTTTTTGAAAATGCAAAATCAATCGTGAAGAATTTATTTGTGACTATCGATACCGACTATAAATTAGAACTCTTATGCTGCGGTATGGATAGAAAAGGAACAGTCAAAGAAAAGTTGGAATACTTAAATAAAGCCGCTGAAATAGGGGAAAGGATTGTTGCTCGTAAATCTCCTTGA
- a CDS encoding NifU family protein, with the protein MKEKVEKALSKIRPALQADGGDVELVDVSEDGIVKVKLTGACSGCPMAQMTLKNGIERVLKEEVPEIKSVEAA; encoded by the coding sequence ATGAAAGAAAAAGTGGAAAAAGCTTTAAGCAAAATACGACCGGCATTGCAAGCGGACGGAGGAGATGTAGAATTGGTTGATGTTAGCGAAGATGGAATCGTAAAAGTAAAACTTACGGGCGCTTGTAGCGGATGTCCTATGGCTCAAATGACATTGAAAAACGGCATTGAAAGAGTTTTAAAAGAGGAAGTCCCGGAAATAAAAAGCGTAGAAGCGGCCTAA
- the mnmA gene encoding tRNA 2-thiouridine(34) synthase MnmA, producing MLSKKRVVVAMSGGVDSSVAASLLVKANYEVIGVNLKLFGMEEHGRGCGSQGREDARGVCQKLGIPFYSFDYRKEFKEKVIKYFYSEYARGKTPNPCIICNEKIKFGALFRKAKSLGADYIATGHYAKVGYDRKNERYLLKKGKDKKKDQSYFLFPLSQEQLEYTLFPLGDYTKEDVRKLAKKIGLKTHDKSASQDVCFVQDCDLQEFLRKHLNDACKDGLIVNNKGEAIGKHQGIAFYTVGQRKGLGCHKKPMYVIHIVQQKNVIVIGEEKELYQDTLTAKNLNWIDIEKLTKPLKVKARIRYGSKESEAVISSTDKDLVKVKFNKPQRAITSGQAVVFYNKDKVIGGGWIK from the coding sequence ATGTTGAGCAAAAAAAGAGTCGTGGTGGCTATGAGCGGGGGAGTAGATTCTTCTGTAGCTGCGAGTTTATTGGTAAAAGCGAACTATGAAGTTATAGGGGTAAATTTAAAGCTCTTTGGTATGGAAGAGCATGGACGAGGTTGTGGTAGCCAAGGCAGGGAAGATGCTCGAGGCGTTTGTCAAAAACTTGGAATTCCGTTTTATTCGTTTGATTACAGAAAAGAATTTAAGGAAAAAGTCATAAAATATTTCTACTCGGAATATGCAAGAGGAAAAACTCCTAATCCGTGTATCATATGCAACGAAAAGATAAAATTCGGCGCGCTTTTTCGTAAGGCGAAATCTTTGGGCGCGGATTATATTGCCACAGGGCATTATGCTAAAGTTGGATATGATAGGAAAAACGAAAGATATCTTCTAAAAAAAGGCAAAGACAAAAAAAAAGACCAGTCATATTTTCTTTTTCCTCTATCCCAAGAACAATTAGAGTATACCCTTTTTCCGCTTGGCGATTATACGAAAGAAGATGTCCGTAAGCTTGCAAAAAAAATCGGCTTAAAAACTCATGATAAATCCGCAAGTCAGGACGTGTGTTTTGTTCAGGATTGCGACCTGCAGGAATTTTTAAGAAAGCATCTCAACGATGCCTGCAAAGATGGTTTAATAGTAAACAATAAAGGAGAAGCGATTGGGAAGCATCAAGGTATCGCTTTTTATACTGTTGGGCAAAGAAAAGGGTTGGGGTGTCATAAAAAACCGATGTATGTTATTCATATTGTTCAGCAGAAAAATGTTATAGTAATCGGTGAAGAGAAAGAACTATATCAAGACACTCTGACAGCAAAAAACCTAAATTGGATAGATATAGAAAAATTAACAAAGCCGTTAAAAGTAAAAGCCAGGATAAGATACGGAAGCAAAGAAAGCGAGGCGGTAATTTCTTCTACGGATAAAGATTTGGTAAAAGTGAAATTTAATAAACCTCAAAGAGCCATTACTTCGGGGCAGGCTGTTGTGTTCTATAACAAAGATAAGGTTATTGGCGGTGGATGGATAAAGTAA
- a CDS encoding DUF1573 domain-containing protein has protein sequence MKRLVIFIIAFFYLLVFPVVSTCAEDVKTPNISFLETIFDFGSVYQGEDVTHAFKFQNVGDETLKIGRVRASCGCSKAEASDTEIAPGAFGQIGVTFRTGGFIGKQTKIIHVSSNDPLNPTINLKLKGEVKVEVEVKPLTLSFKNVPKHKQVTKQFEIIQRGEQELIIDKITIDKEYLKLDGVEKKERWGKNVYSVKVTLDSNAPVGYLQGRIDVSTNLERRKTILVGVQGKVLGDIKLSRERIDFNVPAGTKKASSVVISTKGDNFEVLRVENNIRYLSAEIITLEKFKKYMIDFSVASEVPPGPIRGNVKVYTNCPGETELTVHIFGRVVEKTIEIGYFFERGCLDCDKAHGVLQSVKSEIPSVVIKEYNISTRENMQLNETLCRICGVPEEKRLIAPTIFIGKDFLIGETITKEKIVELIGKYPKGSSLPLTEATEKIDVAEGSIAERFQQFGILAIIGAGLMDGINPCAFATIIFFISYLAILKRKGREIIIVGIAFTSALFITYFLIGIGIFEFLNYLSFLETFTKFIYGIVGVFTLILGILSLLDYFKCKRGKAKGMWLQLPDFLKRKIHSTIKEHAGLRRYVLAAFITGFIVSILELSCTGQVYLPTIVYATGISEYRFVAYTYLLIYNFMFIAPLIVIFILAYWGTTAVRLSDILGGNIALIKLLMSILFFILTVFLIMMLIV, from the coding sequence GTGAAAAGGTTAGTGATTTTTATTATTGCGTTTTTTTATCTTCTTGTATTTCCCGTTGTGTCTACATGCGCCGAAGACGTAAAAACTCCAAATATCTCTTTTTTGGAAACCATATTCGATTTCGGGTCTGTATATCAAGGAGAAGATGTAACTCATGCTTTCAAATTCCAAAATGTCGGTGATGAGACCTTAAAGATTGGTAGAGTTCGGGCCTCTTGTGGATGTTCAAAGGCAGAAGCCTCTGATACGGAAATTGCTCCAGGAGCATTTGGTCAAATAGGGGTTACTTTCCGAACAGGAGGTTTTATAGGGAAACAAACCAAGATTATTCATGTCAGTTCCAACGACCCTCTTAATCCTACTATAAACCTTAAACTGAAGGGAGAAGTCAAGGTTGAGGTTGAGGTTAAGCCTCTAACTCTTTCGTTTAAGAATGTTCCCAAACACAAACAAGTCACTAAGCAATTTGAAATAATCCAGAGGGGAGAACAAGAACTTATAATCGATAAAATAACAATTGATAAAGAGTATTTAAAATTAGACGGCGTTGAGAAAAAAGAACGATGGGGGAAAAACGTTTATTCAGTAAAAGTTACGCTGGATAGCAATGCTCCCGTGGGATATTTACAAGGGAGGATTGATGTTAGCACAAATCTGGAAAGACGGAAAACTATTTTGGTAGGAGTGCAAGGGAAGGTTTTGGGAGATATAAAATTATCCCGTGAGCGCATAGACTTCAATGTCCCAGCCGGCACAAAAAAAGCATCATCCGTTGTTATATCTACAAAAGGCGATAACTTTGAGGTCTTAAGAGTAGAAAACAACATAAGATATCTTTCCGCAGAAATAATTACTCTGGAGAAATTTAAAAAATATATGATTGATTTTAGTGTAGCGTCAGAAGTTCCTCCCGGTCCAATCAGAGGAAACGTGAAGGTATACACGAATTGCCCTGGCGAAACTGAATTAACAGTCCATATCTTTGGTCGGGTAGTAGAAAAAACAATAGAGATTGGTTATTTCTTTGAAAGAGGCTGTTTGGACTGCGATAAGGCGCACGGGGTTTTACAATCCGTAAAATCAGAAATTCCATCTGTGGTGATTAAAGAATATAACATAAGCACTCGAGAGAATATGCAGCTAAATGAGACATTATGCCGGATATGCGGCGTCCCCGAAGAAAAACGCCTAATAGCTCCGACAATTTTTATAGGTAAAGATTTTTTGATAGGGGAAACAATTACAAAAGAAAAAATCGTTGAATTGATTGGGAAATATCCGAAAGGTTCGTCTCTGCCTTTAACAGAAGCTACCGAGAAAATAGATGTTGCGGAAGGCAGTATAGCGGAAAGATTTCAGCAGTTCGGTATTCTCGCCATAATAGGAGCAGGATTAATGGATGGGATAAACCCCTGTGCCTTTGCAACAATAATATTTTTCATTTCTTACCTCGCAATTTTAAAGAGAAAGGGAAGAGAAATCATCATCGTAGGTATTGCTTTTACATCAGCATTATTTATCACATATTTTTTGATCGGCATAGGAATATTTGAATTTTTAAATTATTTGTCTTTCCTTGAAACTTTCACCAAGTTTATATACGGGATTGTGGGAGTATTTACATTAATACTTGGGATATTGAGCCTATTAGATTATTTTAAGTGCAAGAGAGGAAAAGCCAAGGGAATGTGGCTGCAACTTCCGGATTTCTTAAAGAGGAAGATACACTCTACCATCAAAGAGCATGCAGGCTTGAGAAGATATGTCTTGGCAGCGTTTATTACCGGCTTTATAGTTTCAATATTAGAATTGTCATGTACAGGGCAGGTATATTTGCCAACGATTGTTTACGCAACAGGCATTAGTGAATACAGATTCGTTGCCTATACGTATCTTCTAATATATAACTTTATGTTTATCGCGCCGCTTATTGTAATTTTTATATTGGCATATTGGGGCACAACCGCTGTCCGTTTAAGCGATATTTTGGGTGGGAATATTGCTCTAATAAAACTTCTAATGTCTATTCTGTTCTTTATCCTTACCGTATTCTTGATAATGATGCTTATTGTCTAA